One part of the Malus sylvestris chromosome 2, drMalSylv7.2, whole genome shotgun sequence genome encodes these proteins:
- the LOC126593204 gene encoding uncharacterized protein LOC126593204, which translates to MSGGTPTGAGYMRQRHSQGYASSGDDLEDDACSVMRSPSPQSPKVWSRIEILENALWLASAAFIVYYGDRKSNMIYILCHDERIRRLPLYLGMVGVVLNIIIFFYTSMSAWSVRRFDEKWELESITALPFVTLLGGISFCFFCFALWPIWSFLTLPLLFTLFMAGMVICPYIIIGIFRQQHDVLRADYASELGEKHY; encoded by the exons ATGTCGGGTGGTACGCCAACTGGGGCCGGATATATGAGGCAGAGGCATAGCCAGGGATATGCATCGAGCGGCGATGATCTTGAGGATGATGCATGCTCAGTTATGCGCTCTCCGTCCCCACAAAGTCCGAAAGTTTGGTCGCGGATTGAGATTTTGGAGAATGCCCTTTGGCTAGCCTCAGCAGCATTCATTGTGTACTATGGTGACAGGAAATCCAATATGATATATATCTTATGCCATGATGAGCGAATTAGAAG ATTGCCTTTATACCTTGGGATGGTGGGCGTAGTTTTAAACATTATCATCTTCTTTTATACGAGTATGTCGGCATGGAGCGTAAGGAGATTTGACGAGAAATGGGAATTAGAAAGTATAACTGCTCTGCCGTTTGTGACGCTACTTGGCGGCATCTCATTTTGCTT CTTCTGCTTTGCTTtgtggccaatatggagtttcTTGACGCTTCCTCTTTTG TTCACGCTGTTTATGGCAGGCATGGTTATATGTCCATACATTATAATTGGGATATTTAGGCAACAGCATGATGTTCTGCGTGCAGATTATGCCTCGGAGTTAGGTGAGAAACATTACTGA